The DNA window AGTTTGGCATCTGTTTTGTATTCTTTAGTGTAAGTTGCTGGTTTTGCAACAACGTAGTTGGTAACGCATGATTGCAATGATACAGTAGAGACTAAAGCAACTAAATAAAACAAAACTCTTTTCTTCATATATATTTGATTATCCGTGTTAAATAAGGAATATTTATTTCTAAAAGCATTACAAAAGTAGAGATTCCAACTTGAAGAGCTTTGATATGATTAATATCAGGTTCTTACTTTAACACATTTTAACATATTATTTACGTATGTTAAAGAAAAACAAACCGCAACATCCCTTTTTTGGTGATACTGCGGTTTTTTTTATTAAGATTCTTTAACAAAGTAAATGGTGATTCCTTTGTTATTGGGATTATTTTTGTTTCTAATCAAAAAATGAATAAAAATTCCTATTAACAGGATATTAAGATTAATCTATTTTGAGAGCTTCACTTTTATGTTCTGTCCATCACGGATTTCTTCAGTGGCTAATTTGATAATTACATCATTAGGGCTCACCGGTCCAATAATCGTAGTTGTGTCGGTATTTGAAATGCCTGCTGTAACGGGTATCCAATGTGCTGTGTTTTTTTCTACTCTGATAACGAATACCCCAAGCGTAGAATTTAATACGGCTGATGTAGGAACAGACAAGGCTTTATTATTGTCATTTAGAGGCAGGATTACATTAGCAACCATTCCCGGTAATAGCTTCTTATCTTTGTTGTAGACATCCATTTCTACAGACTGGGAACGTAAACGATTATCCAACGCGCCTGCAAACCTTGATACCTTAGCTGTAAAGGTTTCTCCCGGGATAGACTGTACAGAGAATTTTATCTCCCCATCTTTATTAAGACTTCCTGTATAAGACTCCGGAACATTCACCACCAAACGTAATTTATTTTGTTGTACTAAACTAAAGAGTGGGAGTTCAGATCCTTTTCCTGATGGACCTACATAAGCTCCGGCGCTTACATTTCTCGTTACAATATTTCCACTGAATGGGGCTTTGATCTGTAAATAATTCTTGACATCCATTACTTCCCGATAAGAAGCTTTCGCTGCTTCCAGTTGAGCGATATCAGACTGTTGTGCAGCAAGAGCCTGCTCAAGATCAAGAGCAGATATTGTTCCAGGTGTTTTGCTTGTTTCTTTCAATCGGTTATATTTTGCCTTGCTGGCAATATATATTGCTTCTTTTGATTTTAATGTGGAAGCAGCAGCATTTTGTTGTGCATTCATCTCAGGTGCTTCTAATGTTGCTAGAAGTTGTCCTGCAACTACCTCATTTCCTACATCCACATATAATTTCTTAACGAAACTGCTTATTTTAGCATAGACATCAACTTTTTGAAAAGGTTGAAGCTCACCGGGAATGGTAGTAGATGATGCAAAATCTCCTTGTTTTGGATTAATTGCTTCTATTTCCGGTGCCGATGGAGTTGTTGTTTTTTTTACTTCAGCTTTGTTCTGCTCACAACTCTGTAGGCTGAAAAGTAGAACTGCAACTGGAATAACATATTGATATAATCGATTCATAATTAAATTTTTAATAGCCATTAGGTTTTCTTTATTTTGAAAGTTCGGGTATAAAATGAATACTTTCTTCATCCTCAGGATCAAGCGATACACTTTGTGTTGATGTTTTTCCTTGTCCCCATGCAAAAGCTAGTGGAAGAATAAACAGAGCTGCAAATGTAGAAGCGATTAACCCTCCTATTACAGCTCGTCCCAAAGGAGAAACCTGATCTCCCGCCTCTCCTAATCCCAAAGCCATGGGAACCATTCCTACAACCATTGCCAGAGCCGTCATTACAATAGGTCTTATTCTTAAAGCAGCAGCCTCTTTAGCAGACAGTAAAGCATTGCCATTATGCTTTCTTAATTGTTCAGCATTTGTAATAAGTAATACTGCATTAGAGATAGATACTCCGACAGACATGATGATACCCATATAAGATTGTAAATTAAGTGTTGAGCCACTTACGATCAATAGAGCAAGGGCCCCTAATAATACGGCAGGTACGGTGACCAATACAACTCCAGAAACCTTAAAGGATTGGAAGTTAGCAGCAAGCATTAAAAAGATTACCATAATAGCAATGATCAAACTGCTTTGTAAACTACTTAAAGTATCATTAAGGGTTTGACTTAATCCTATTAATCCTATATTCAGACCCCTTGGAAGTTCTCCAAAATTGTTGATGACTTTTTGAACATCTCTTGAGGCTCTTCCCAAATCGGTATGATTTAAGTTTGCTGTTACTGTAAGCATTGGCATGGCACCAAGGTTATCTGTTTCACCATACGTGAAACTGTCTTTTATGGTTGCTACATCACCTAAGTTAGGTCTGTTCGAATTTTTCTGTAATGGAATGCCAGCAATTTCTGCCTTACTGTTCATTTTATTTTCAGGGATCTGTACCTGAACATTGTAGCTGTATCCAGCTTTTTCATCAGTCCAAATATTCTTTTCTGTATATCTGGATGAAGAAGTTGAAGCCACCAATGAGCGTGAAATGTCTGTCATGTCAACTCCCAACTGAGCGGCACGAATACGGTCTACATTAATATCAATAGAAGG is part of the Chryseobacterium paludis genome and encodes:
- a CDS encoding efflux RND transporter periplasmic adaptor subunit translates to MNRLYQYVIPVAVLLFSLQSCEQNKAEVKKTTTPSAPEIEAINPKQGDFASSTTIPGELQPFQKVDVYAKISSFVKKLYVDVGNEVVAGQLLATLEAPEMNAQQNAAASTLKSKEAIYIASKAKYNRLKETSKTPGTISALDLEQALAAQQSDIAQLEAAKASYREVMDVKNYLQIKAPFSGNIVTRNVSAGAYVGPSGKGSELPLFSLVQQNKLRLVVNVPESYTGSLNKDGEIKFSVQSIPGETFTAKVSRFAGALDNRLRSQSVEMDVYNKDKKLLPGMVANVILPLNDNNKALSVPTSAVLNSTLGVFVIRVEKNTAHWIPVTAGISNTDTTTIIGPVSPNDVIIKLATEEIRDGQNIKVKLSK